In Tsuneonella sp. CC-YZS046, the genomic window CATACAACAGTGGTGTGTTCGGAGTTGGGCTGAAGGTGGTCCTGCTGGGTTCGGCTGCGCTCGCCGCGGCTCCCGCCATGGCCCAGTCGAGCAGTAGTTCCGGCGGGCTTGGCGAAATCGTCGTCACCGCCACGAAACGCGCCGAAAATTTGCAGGACGTTCCGGTCAGTATTTCCGCCATCGGTTCGGAGCAGCTCGCATCGCGCGGCGTCACTTCCTCGAACGATCTCGGTGCGGTGGTTCCCAACCTGCAGGTCAGCTCGCAATATGGTGAAACCTCGCCGAACTTCTCGATGCGCGGCGTTGGCGTGACGAATGAGTTCGCGGCAAACACGGCGTCTCCGATTGGCGTATATGTCGATGAAGTCAGCCAGACCTTCCGTTATACCCACGGCCTGCAGCTTTACGATCTGGATCGGGTCGAGGTTCTGCGCGGGCCGCAGGGCACCTTGTTCGGGCGCAATACCACGGGCGGCGCGATCAGCATGTATACGCGTCAGCCGCAACTGGGCGAGGCGAACGGCTATTTGACCGTCGGCTATGGCAATTATGACCGCTGGAAGCTGCAGGGCGCGGTTGAGGCAACGCTGGTCGAGGATCAGGTAGGCGTGCGCGTGGCGTTCAACCGGGTCAAGGGTGACGGCTATTTCAAGGAGCCTGATGCCGGTTTCCGCGCAAACGGCCCGGACAGCTACGGTTCCTCCGATTCCATCGGCGTGCGCGGCAATCTGCGGATCAAGCCCAATGAGGATTTGGATATCAAGATTGGCGGTTACTACGCCAAGGACGATCCGGTGGGCTATCCGTTGCATTACATCGGATTGGTCGGGATGGACGCCAACGGGAACGGCGGGACCGATATCGTCGGCAGCACCCGTCAGGGCGGCATCACTCCCAATGGCGATGTCTGCTGCAGCTACAATGAAGTTTCATTCGACAAGGGTGGAAAATATATCACCAAGTCGTGGGGGCTTTCGCTCAACATCAACTACCAGATCAGCGATAACTGGTCGATCACTTCGGTCACCGGCTACACCAAGTCGGATTACAAGCTGAACATCGACAATGATGCAAGCTACAATGACGTCTATTTCATTATCTATGGGTCGAAGGGCAAGGATTTCAGCCAGGACTTCCGGGTCAACTATGACAGCGATCGGTTCAAGGGGCTGCTCGGCGTCTATTATGGCAAGGACAGCATCCGTTCGAGAAACGAGGTCATGGCCTACAATTTCCTTCCGGACGCCACCAGCGTCCTCGATTGGGCCCCGGGCTTGTCGACCTCGCTCAACGTCCTGTTCGGCTACAACCAGAAGCGTGAAACATTCGCGGTGTATGGCGAAGGCACCTTCGACATCACCGACAAGCTCGCTCTGACCGCCGGCCTTCGCTATACCAAGGATCATGTGGACTTCCTGGACGCCTATTCGGCGCCCTACACGGATTTCCCGGGCACGCAGCTCGACCTCTTCGGGGACCCGTTCTTCCTGTTCAACGATGCCAATATCAAGAACAGCTACGATAACTGGTCGGGCCGCGCGATTCTGAACTATGCCTGGACCGACGAGATCAAGACCTATGTCAGCTTCAGCCGTGGCTATCGTTCGGCAACCTATAATGGCTACGGCTTCATCGATCAGAACGCGATCTACTTCGTCGAGCCGGAACGCCTCGATTCCATCGAGTTCGGCTTCAAGACCCGCTTCGCCAACGACCGTGTGCAGCTGAACGGCGCATTGTTCCACTATGACTACAAGAAGCAGCAGGTTCAGGAAGTCATCGGCGGCGTCGCCTATCTGCGCAGTCTCGATGCAAAGGTGAAGGGCGCCGAACTGGAATTGCTGGCTAAGCCGATCCCCGCACTGACCCTGCGCGGTTCGCTGGGCTATCTCGATACCAAATACAAGAACGGCCAGCCCCTCAGCATGATCGAAATCGGCGGGAATGAAATTCCGTTCGCGTCGAAATGGACGCTCAGCTTCGGCGGCGACCTGACCTTGGGCAATGTCGCCAGCGGCGACATCGTATTCAGTGGCGAGGTCGCTTATAAGAGCAAGGTGTTCTACGATCCGTTCAACGATAATATCCGGCCTGACCCGACCGGCCTCTATGGCGGCGACCCGGACCCGACTGACGGCATTCCCGCAGGGCAGACGGACCTTGTCCAGGGCAAGGGTTACGCGCTGGTCAATGCCAGTCTGGCCTGGAACAGCAACAACCTGCAGGTTCGCTTCTGGGGCAAGAACATCTTCGACAAGAAATATTATCCGTTCGGCTATGATACGGCCGGGGCTTTCGGCACCGTTCTGCTTACGCCAGGGCAGCCGCGCACCTATGGCGTGGAAGCCACGATCAAGTTCTAGAAAAGCCCGATATACATCTGGCCGAGAGCATCTCTTGTCGGCCGAAAGCGCATAGCTTCAACTTTGCGGGGATCGTTCATTCGTCACACGGATGAGCGGTCCCCCGTTCGTTTTGAAAAGCCGCAAGTGCCGCCCGGTTTCGGGCCTGCCTCCGCCCCGCTAGCCTCCCGATTGCCGGCATGGCGCGCAGCCTTCCAGATCCAGCCCCATGCGATCTCGCATCGTATCAAAAGTGCGATTGCGCGCGCCCTGCAATTTTTCTACAGTATCGTGGAAAAAATGGAGGATGTCTGAATGCCGGCAACAGCCGAACTCGAAAATGGCCCGCAGGCGACAGTTGAGGAAATCGACGCTCTGATCGTCGGGGCCGGATTTGCCGGGCTTTACCAGCTCATTCATCTTCGCGAGAAAGGCTTCAACGCCAAGGTCTATGACATGGCCGAGCAGATCGGCGGGATCTGGTACTGGAACTGCTATCCCGGCGCGCGGGTCGATACGGAGGCGCCGATCTATCAGTATTCGCGCGAGGATCTGTGGCGCGACTGGAATTATACGGAACGCTTCCCGGCCTGGACCGAAATCCGCGCCTACTTCCGCTATGTCGACGAGAAACTCGGGCTGGATAAGGATGTCCGCCTCAACACTCGCATCGAAAAGGCGCGGTGGGATGAGCAATCGCAGCGTTGGCTGGTTGCCACCGACAAGGGCGACATGGTCAGCGCACGCTATCTGATCGTCTGCACGGGCTTCGCTTCAAAGCCCAATTATCCGCAGATCGAGGGAATCGAAAAATTCAGGGGCGAAACCGCGCATCCCGGCCGCTGGCCGCAGGCGGGCGTGGACTTCACCGGCAAGAATGTCGGCATCATCGGCACCGGGTCCAGCGCGGTCCAGCTGACCGAACAGGCGAGCCTCAAGGCCGGGAAACTCACGCTGTTCCAGCGCACGCCAGCCATTGCCCTCCCGCTTCAGCAACGGCCCTTTTCGGTTGAAGAGCAGGACGAGTTGAAGAAAACCTACAAGGCGCTGTTCGAATCCCGCCGGCACACCTTTGCGGGGTTCGACTATCAGTTCGAGGATGTTTCGTGGTTCGATCTGACGCCGGAAGAAAGGCTCGAGCACTATCGGCGCAAGTGGCAGATGGGTGCCTTCTACGCCTGGCTCGGCACCTTCCGCGATCTGCTGGCGGATGAGCGCGTCAGCAATGACGCCTATGATTACTGGCGCCAGCGTGTCCATGCCCGGGTGAAGAACCCTCAGACCGCTGAAACGCTTGCTCCGGAAAAACCGCCCTATCTCTTCGGCACCAAGCGAATGCCGCTGGAGCAGTGGTTCTACGATGCGTTCAATCAGGATAATGTCGAACTCGTCGATCTGAAGAAGAACTCGATCCTGCGCGCCCGCGAAGATGGCTTGGAAACGGCGGCCGGATTCATTCCGCTTGACATGATTATCTTCGGGACCGGGTTCGATGCGGTCCATGGCGGGCCAGCCTCGATCGACATAGTCGGCGCCAATGGGCAGAGCCTCGCCGAATATTGGAGCGATGGATTCCGCACGGCGCTTGGTGTCGCCAGCGCCAATTTCCCGAACCTCTTCTTCATCTACGGCCCGCAGTCGCCCGCCGCCTGGACGAACGGCCCTTCCACCGCCGAATATCAGGGCGAATGGCTGGTCGCCTGCATCGAATATATGCGAGACAAGGGCTTCACGCGCATCGAGGCGAGGCCCGAAGCCGAGGAGTTCTGGAAGAAGGAGATCGTGGAGTCCGCGAATGCCACGCTCCTGCCGAAGACGGCGAGCTGGTGGTTTGGGAACAATCTGCCCGGACGGGAAATGGAGCCGTTGTATTATGCCGGCGGATTGCCCCGCTTTCTCGAGTTGAGCTGGGCCAGCGCGAAAAACGGATATCGGGACTTCACGCTTTCGCGAGAGAAGGCACCGGCATGACTCTCGCGAAAGCCGCTCATTCTTCGAGCGGCATCAGAGCCGCTGCGCATTCCATTTTGAGGATGATAAAATCCACGGTATCGTGGAATAAGCGATTTGGAGTCGTCGTTAACGTGACGGGTCGATGATGGTCGCACCGGCCAGAGGCCGATTGGCGGGCTGCGAAGGATAATGGCCGGAGCAAACCGGCGGCACGACAGATAGATAGAATAGGAGAGCGAGATGATTGGCGACTTCTTTGTACTCGATGCGGTGACGCACGCTTACAATCAGGTGAGGGAAAATTACGCGGAGCCTATCTTCGCGGATGCGATGGTGGAAATGGCCTACCATCTCGGGGCTGATGCGCCGGACCCGCGCTATGCCATGAATCGCGAACAATATATCGTCGACTGGCAGGTCGACGGGCTGGCCAATCTGCTCTTTGCCGAAAGCGACACCGATGTCGCGGTCATGCATCCCCTGCTGTTCGCTTCCTTCAAGGATGGCTATTCGTCGATCGAAAAAGCTGCGGAAGCCCTGGAAAAATATCCGTCGCGCTTCATCGGCGCATATGCCTTTGCGGACCCGCTCAAGGGGCCGGACGCGGTGGCGATGCTCAAGGAGCAGGCGAGCCTCTGGAAGCCGCTGGGCATGAAGGTCTATCCCACCAGCTGGACCGGCGAGAAGTTCATCAGCTTCCGGATGGACGATCCGAAGATCGCCTATCCGCTTTACGAGGAAGCCCAGAAGCTCGGGATAGACACGGTTGCCGTCCACAAGGCGGTTCCGATCGGCCCCTTCTCGGTCGGCGATGCCTTCAATCCGACCGATATCGAAGCCGCCGCCACCGATTTTCCCGATCTCAATTTCGAGATCGTGCATGGCGGGCTGGCCTTCCTTGAGGAAACCGCGTGGCTGCTCGCGCGCTTCGGCAATATCGCGGTCAATATGGAAATCCAGAATATCCTGATCGAACGCCGTCCGATGGCTTTCGCCGAAGTGCTGCTGGGGCTTTGCAAGGTTGGCGGCTCGGATATGCTTGGGCGCATGTTCTGGGGTTCCGGCGGCACATTGTGCCATCCGCAACCCGCGCTCGAGGCGTTCCGCGATTTCCAGTTTCCCGAAGAGATGCTGGACAAGGCCGGGCTGTTCAAGCCGATCCGCCAGATCACGAATGAGGATAAGAGGAATATCCTGGCCGGCACGTATGCCCGGCTGCACCGGCTCGATCTCGACAGGATAAAGCAGGGCATCAAGGGCGATCAATTTGCCCGCCAGCCCGGCGAACCGCCGAAGCCGCCGCTATCGACCATAGAGCACGGCAAGGCGAAGGTCGGCGAGGCGGTTCATGCTTGATGCGCAGGCTGGCCTGCGAGAGCGTATCCTCGCGGAACTCGACCAGATCAAGGACCCGTGCAGCGTTGCTTCAGGCGCGCCGCTCGGGCTGGTGGAGATGGGGCTGATCAAGCAGCTGGACATTTCGGAGGCAGGGGAGGTGCATATCCAGCTCTGCCTGACCGCGCCGTTCTGCCACATGATCGCTTTCTTCAAGAAGGAAAGCTCGGAGAGGATTGGGCGGCTTCAGGGCGTGACATCCGTCTCGCTGGTCCCGGACAACGGTCTGGACTGGTCGCCCGGACGGATGAGCCTCGCCGTGCAGGCAAGGCGTGAGAAGCTGCTGGTGGCCGCTCATGCCGAGTTGGAAACCCGTTAGCCGCTATGATTGCGGGAATCCGCACCCAGTGGCTGGCGGCTTTGCCATAGTCTGAGGCTTTGCTGCTGCTTCCCCCGCTGCGCAGCAGACACTCTCCACTCAGATGGCGGTCATGCCGCCGTCGATCACATGCTCCATGCCGGTGATGAACGAGGATTCGTCAGAGGCCAGGAACAGCGCCAGGTTCGAAACCTCGATGGGGTCGGCCATCCGGTTGAGGGGAATCATGCCGAGCGCATCGCCGCCGCCCTCGTCGGTCGCCTCGACCATCATCGGTGTCTTGATAAAGCCCGGGTGGATCGAATTGCAGCGGATATTCTTGTCCCCGAACTCCACCGCGACCCGCTTGGTCATTCCCCGCACGGCGAACTTGCTCGCCACATAGGCGATGTTCGGCAGGCCGTAGCAGGCGACCATGCCGGCGATGGAGGAGATATTGACGATCGAGCCGCCGCCGGCCCTGATCATCGAAGGCAACACCGCCTGGATGCCGAGGAAGACGCCGGTCTGGTTGATGTTGCAGACGAAGTGATAATCTTCCTCCGCGAATTCGAGCGTGCTGCTCACCTTGCCGATGACCCCCGCATTCGCGACCAGCACATTGACCGTGCCGAAGCGGGCCTCGCCTTCCTGGACGACGCGATTCCAGTCGGCTTTCCGCGTGACGTCCTGTTTGATGAACAGGGCGTTCTCGCCCAGGCTGTCCGCCAGCGCCTGCCCGCCCTTCTCGTTGAGGTCGGTCAGGATGACCTTCGCCCCTTCCGCGACGAACAGCTTTGCATGGGTTTCTCCCATGCCCTGAGCGGCGCCGGTGATGATTGCTACCTTGTTTTTGAGCCTGTTCATGTCATTTATCGCCTTTGTCGAAAGTTGATCGGCTAATTTCGGGGGAGAGAGGCGGCCTCCCGGCCGCCGCGATCGAGCGCATGGTGAAAGCATCCAATATTTCGAAACGTCGGGAATCCGCCCTCAAGGAAGGGAGCGCGGATTATCTCGCGAAGCGCGATGAGCTGGTCCGAATCGCGGCGCAGCAGTTCAAGCAGAGCGGCTATCGCGCCACGACCCTGGCCGAGATAGGCCACAAGGCCGGTTTGGACCGGGCCACGGTCTATTACTATTTCGGGAGCAAGGAAGAATTGTTCCGGGAGATTCTGCGCACCGGAGTCGACCAGAATATTCGTGAATGCGTGAAGATCTCCCAGAACGACAAGCTGGATTCGCTGGAGAAGCTGCAGGCGATAATCCAGCAGCTGATGAAGGCATATGACGAGCATTACCCGCACATGTATGTGTATATTCAGGAGGAAATGGATCGGATCGCGAGCGAGAAGAGCGTCTGGGCGCAGGAACTCGCCGGACAGACCCGCAAGTTCGAGAAGATCGTGATGGGATTGATTTCCGAAACCATCGCGGCGGGAAAGATGCGTGACGATATCCCCGTCTCGATCGCGGCCAACGCCATCTTCGGAATGCTCAACTGGACGCATCGCTGGTATCAGCCGGGCGGGGCGCATGGCGCGGACGAGGTGTCGAGATCGTTTGCAAGGATATTTCTCGACGGGATGAGGCCGCGCTGATCCACGGGCCGCTCAGACGAACTCGCCGAGGCGCTTGCGCAGGGCGACCTTGTTGACCTTGGTGGCCGACATCGGCCACTCCTCGGCAGTCACGAAATAGATCGCGCGCGGCACCTTGTAGCTGGCGATCTTGCCACGACAGTGGCCGATAAGCTCCTCTTCATTCGCGCTGACGCCTGGGTGCAGTTCGACAAAGGCTACGGGCACTTCGTCCATCCGTTCATCGGGCCTGCCGATCACCTCGGCGATCTTTACGGCCGGATGGCTGCACAGAAACGCTTCGACTTCGATTGCGGCGACGTTCTCTCCGCCGACTTTCAGCATGTCCTTGGCCCGGCCGTTGAAAATCAGGCTGCCGTCCGCGCTTCGCGAATACAGGTCGCCCGTATGCAGCCAGCCGTCCTCGTCTATGGCTTCCGCGGTCTTTGCCGGATCGCGGTAATATCCCTTGGTGACGCAATAACCGCGCACCAGTATCTCGCCCACGGTTCCATCCGGCGCATCCTCGCCTGTTTCCATGTCGATGATGCGCACCTCGACGCCGGGCACGGCCTTGCCGTGCGATGTCGCGCGCTGCTCGCGGGTTTCATCGGGATCGCTGATCGCAAAGATGCCTGCGGTTTCGGTCATGCCGCAGCCTTGCAGCACTTCGGCCTGGGGCAGCCGGTCCTGTATTTCCCGCACAAGCAATTCCGGGCCGATGAACAGCATGGTTCTGACCCTGGCGGTGGCTGCATCGAAGCCGGGATGCGCCATCAGCGGTTGCAGGATCGCCGGGAACCACGGCCAGAACGCGGTGACGCCCTGCTCCGTCATCAGGGCAATCGCGCGGTCGGGATCGAAGAAGCTGTCGGTCAGATATGTCCCGGCAGTGCCGATCGAACCGAGGAAAGGCGCCAGAGAGCCGATGTGAAACAGGGGGCCGCCGCCCCAGGTCACGTCATGGTCGGATGAACGGAACCGGCTGTCCGCCCTTTCGACCGGGCCGCGCGTCATGGCTTCGTGAGTCAGCATGCAGCCCTTGGGATTGGCTGTCGTGCCGGAGGTGTAGAGGATCGCGGCAAGGTCATCGAGCCGGGTGCGGCGGCGCAGTTGATCGATCAGATCGGCGTCGATGCCTGCGCCAGCATCCATGAATTCCGCCCGATCGACGAACCCGTTTGCCGCGTCGCCCGAAAGCAGGACGACATGGCGCAGATGCGGCGCTTCCGGAATTGCCAGCGGCCCCGGGTTGGCGGTCGCCAGTGAGGGCAGGGCATTGCCGAGGACTTCGCGGAAATCGAGATAGCGTGTGTCGGCAGCAGCGCTGAACAGCAGAGAAATCTGCGCATTGTCGATGATATAGGCCAGTTCATGGGCCTTGTGCCGGGCATGCAGCGGCACCACCACGCAATTGGCGAGCAGCGCGCCAAACAGGCCGGTCACGAATTCGCGGCCATTGTTGCAGAACAGGCCGATATGCGAGCGCGGCTGGATGCCCAGCCCGACAATGCCGCGGGCCACCGCAGCCGCTTCTTCCAGAAGCTCGCGATAGGTGATGGCGAACTCCGGCATGACCAGAGCCTTTCGGTTGGGATGATTCGCTGCGCTTCGGATGAGGAGATCGCCGATCGTGCAAACCTCACTCCAGCGTTCAAACGCAGTCATTCCTTCTCTCCGATTCCCGGCATCTTATTCCTTGCCTTGATCTGAAAATGCGCGGCCGGGCCATTTCTGTCAACGTTGAAGTTGATAAAGCGCATATGGGCAGAATGGTTGACAGGAACGATACGATGCGCATATCAACGTATGCGT contains:
- a CDS encoding metal-sulfur cluster assembly factor, with translation MLDAQAGLRERILAELDQIKDPCSVASGAPLGLVEMGLIKQLDISEAGEVHIQLCLTAPFCHMIAFFKKESSERIGRLQGVTSVSLVPDNGLDWSPGRMSLAVQARREKLLVAAHAELETR
- a CDS encoding class I adenylate-forming enzyme family protein, with product MTAFERWSEVCTIGDLLIRSAANHPNRKALVMPEFAITYRELLEEAAAVARGIVGLGIQPRSHIGLFCNNGREFVTGLFGALLANCVVVPLHARHKAHELAYIIDNAQISLLFSAAADTRYLDFREVLGNALPSLATANPGPLAIPEAPHLRHVVLLSGDAANGFVDRAEFMDAGAGIDADLIDQLRRRTRLDDLAAILYTSGTTANPKGCMLTHEAMTRGPVERADSRFRSSDHDVTWGGGPLFHIGSLAPFLGSIGTAGTYLTDSFFDPDRAIALMTEQGVTAFWPWFPAILQPLMAHPGFDAATARVRTMLFIGPELLVREIQDRLPQAEVLQGCGMTETAGIFAISDPDETREQRATSHGKAVPGVEVRIIDMETGEDAPDGTVGEILVRGYCVTKGYYRDPAKTAEAIDEDGWLHTGDLYSRSADGSLIFNGRAKDMLKVGGENVAAIEVEAFLCSHPAVKIAEVIGRPDERMDEVPVAFVELHPGVSANEEELIGHCRGKIASYKVPRAIYFVTAEEWPMSATKVNKVALRKRLGEFV
- a CDS encoding TonB-dependent receptor, which produces MKMETYNSGVFGVGLKVVLLGSAALAAAPAMAQSSSSSGGLGEIVVTATKRAENLQDVPVSISAIGSEQLASRGVTSSNDLGAVVPNLQVSSQYGETSPNFSMRGVGVTNEFAANTASPIGVYVDEVSQTFRYTHGLQLYDLDRVEVLRGPQGTLFGRNTTGGAISMYTRQPQLGEANGYLTVGYGNYDRWKLQGAVEATLVEDQVGVRVAFNRVKGDGYFKEPDAGFRANGPDSYGSSDSIGVRGNLRIKPNEDLDIKIGGYYAKDDPVGYPLHYIGLVGMDANGNGGTDIVGSTRQGGITPNGDVCCSYNEVSFDKGGKYITKSWGLSLNINYQISDNWSITSVTGYTKSDYKLNIDNDASYNDVYFIIYGSKGKDFSQDFRVNYDSDRFKGLLGVYYGKDSIRSRNEVMAYNFLPDATSVLDWAPGLSTSLNVLFGYNQKRETFAVYGEGTFDITDKLALTAGLRYTKDHVDFLDAYSAPYTDFPGTQLDLFGDPFFLFNDANIKNSYDNWSGRAILNYAWTDEIKTYVSFSRGYRSATYNGYGFIDQNAIYFVEPERLDSIEFGFKTRFANDRVQLNGALFHYDYKKQQVQEVIGGVAYLRSLDAKVKGAELELLAKPIPALTLRGSLGYLDTKYKNGQPLSMIEIGGNEIPFASKWTLSFGGDLTLGNVASGDIVFSGEVAYKSKVFYDPFNDNIRPDPTGLYGGDPDPTDGIPAGQTDLVQGKGYALVNASLAWNSNNLQVRFWGKNIFDKKYYPFGYDTAGAFGTVLLTPGQPRTYGVEATIKF
- a CDS encoding amidohydrolase family protein, yielding MIGDFFVLDAVTHAYNQVRENYAEPIFADAMVEMAYHLGADAPDPRYAMNREQYIVDWQVDGLANLLFAESDTDVAVMHPLLFASFKDGYSSIEKAAEALEKYPSRFIGAYAFADPLKGPDAVAMLKEQASLWKPLGMKVYPTSWTGEKFISFRMDDPKIAYPLYEEAQKLGIDTVAVHKAVPIGPFSVGDAFNPTDIEAAATDFPDLNFEIVHGGLAFLEETAWLLARFGNIAVNMEIQNILIERRPMAFAEVLLGLCKVGGSDMLGRMFWGSGGTLCHPQPALEAFRDFQFPEEMLDKAGLFKPIRQITNEDKRNILAGTYARLHRLDLDRIKQGIKGDQFARQPGEPPKPPLSTIEHGKAKVGEAVHA
- a CDS encoding NAD(P)/FAD-dependent oxidoreductase; translation: MPATAELENGPQATVEEIDALIVGAGFAGLYQLIHLREKGFNAKVYDMAEQIGGIWYWNCYPGARVDTEAPIYQYSREDLWRDWNYTERFPAWTEIRAYFRYVDEKLGLDKDVRLNTRIEKARWDEQSQRWLVATDKGDMVSARYLIVCTGFASKPNYPQIEGIEKFRGETAHPGRWPQAGVDFTGKNVGIIGTGSSAVQLTEQASLKAGKLTLFQRTPAIALPLQQRPFSVEEQDELKKTYKALFESRRHTFAGFDYQFEDVSWFDLTPEERLEHYRRKWQMGAFYAWLGTFRDLLADERVSNDAYDYWRQRVHARVKNPQTAETLAPEKPPYLFGTKRMPLEQWFYDAFNQDNVELVDLKKNSILRAREDGLETAAGFIPLDMIIFGTGFDAVHGGPASIDIVGANGQSLAEYWSDGFRTALGVASANFPNLFFIYGPQSPAAWTNGPSTAEYQGEWLVACIEYMRDKGFTRIEARPEAEEFWKKEIVESANATLLPKTASWWFGNNLPGREMEPLYYAGGLPRFLELSWASAKNGYRDFTLSREKAPA
- a CDS encoding TetR/AcrR family transcriptional regulator, which codes for MVKASNISKRRESALKEGSADYLAKRDELVRIAAQQFKQSGYRATTLAEIGHKAGLDRATVYYYFGSKEELFREILRTGVDQNIRECVKISQNDKLDSLEKLQAIIQQLMKAYDEHYPHMYVYIQEEMDRIASEKSVWAQELAGQTRKFEKIVMGLISETIAAGKMRDDIPVSIAANAIFGMLNWTHRWYQPGGAHGADEVSRSFARIFLDGMRPR
- a CDS encoding glucose 1-dehydrogenase, which codes for MNRLKNKVAIITGAAQGMGETHAKLFVAEGAKVILTDLNEKGGQALADSLGENALFIKQDVTRKADWNRVVQEGEARFGTVNVLVANAGVIGKVSSTLEFAEEDYHFVCNINQTGVFLGIQAVLPSMIRAGGGSIVNISSIAGMVACYGLPNIAYVASKFAVRGMTKRVAVEFGDKNIRCNSIHPGFIKTPMMVEATDEGGGDALGMIPLNRMADPIEVSNLALFLASDESSFITGMEHVIDGGMTAI